The sequence GGGCCGGTGATCAGAACTCCGGCGACGTCGAGCGCTGCTGAGAGGGCATGGGTGGAGCCTCAGGGCTGACacagagtttgttcatagctgtgctAATTAGCATTaaatggctaatatatcagattatacTGCACCTTTTCATcggtttagctaaaaaaaaaatgagtatatttaatagctggatcacGTTTTAACCAAATACGAACCTCTCCAAAGTTCATTTGGGACCGGACCGGGACCACATCCACTATCTGGTATCAGCCTGGTTGTTTTGTACCGCACCAGAGTCCAagtactgttttcttttttttttttttactttcaaaccaaaccatatattttatttttaaaaatttgcaTAGACAATTTAAATCATGGTACAGTCCTGGAGAGCTGTTTAGACCAGGGTGCGTAACCAGTTTATACCATGGTAAAGCAGGAGCCCAGAACAGATAATGGCGCTTGGAATGGCAGCGGCGCCGATTAAAGCCGGAAAGGAAAATCTGTTGCTGTCTGGAGCAGATCTGATGTCATTCTCCTTTAAAACGTTGAGTTCATCCAGCGCATTCTTCACTGACGCCATCACATCATTCCTGTAGACTGTCTCCTCGTTGGTGGTCTCCTGCTCTATAGTCATGGTCAGTTCCACTGGAGCTGAAGGTGAGGTCTGATCTACTATATGATTCTCTGGTCTTGATGTCTCCTCAGGAAGTTCCTCCTCTGCTTCTGCAGAGAAGTTTCCTTGTGGCAGCTCCAGAGCAGAGGGGGCGCCCTTCAGCACAGACGAAGATACAGGCTTGTCTGTGTCTTCAGGTGTTTCATAAGGCGCCTCTTCAGGTGTTTCCTTAGGAGCCTCTTCAAATATTTCCTTGGGTGCCTCTTCAGGTGTTTCCTTAGGCGCCTCTTCAAATATTTCCTTGGGCGCCTCTTCAGGTGTTTCCTTAGGCGCCTCTTCAAATATTTCTATAGGCGCCTCTTCAGGTGTTTCCTTAGGCGCCTCTTCAGGTGTTTCCTTAGGTGCCTCTTCAGGTGTTTCCTTAGGGGCCTCTTTAGGTATTTCCTTAGGCACCTCTTCAAATATTTCTATAGGCGCCTCTTCAGGTGTTTCCTTAGGCACCTCTTCAAATATTTCTATAGGCGCCTCTTCAGGTGTTTCCTTAGGCGCCTCTTCAAATATTTCTTTGGGCGACTCTTCAGGTGTTTCCTTAAGCCCCTCTTTAAATATTTCCTTAGGCGCCTCTTCAGGTGTTTCCTTAGGCGCCTCTTCAAATATTTCTTTAGGCGCCTCTTCAGGTGTTTCCCTAGGTGTCTCCTTCATTGTCTTTTCAGAGTCCTCCAGGGTGTCACTGGACACAGGAACCTCTTCTTGGCGTACAGTGGGCCTGAGCTCAATCTTTTCCATCTTGCTGATGGTTTTGGATGGGCAGATGTTGATCGGTCCACAGGTCCAGTCTTTATAAGATCTCAGCTGCTGCTGGACCTTGTTTTGTGAGCCGTTTTCCTCTAGTGCAGCCTCTTTGTGGATCTGATCTATTGTTTTAGGGCCAAGATCAGCCCTCCTGGGGACCCACTTATTCCGTCTCATATCCAGAAGGTCCTGCAGCATGAATCTGATTCGTGAGGACGTCTTCCTCGCCCTTACAATTTCCTCAATCTCAGTAAAATAATGATCCATGCGAGTCTTGTCCTTTTCATCAGCGTCTTTCCCGACAGTGGAGAGCAGCTTGCTGAGGCACTCTAAGCTCTCTTCAGCTTCGTCCTTCAGGAGTTTGGCGAAGCAGTGGTGAATAATGGAGTCCTTAAGCATCCTCAATTTAAACAGCTCTCCAACAAATTTTATGTTTCCCAGAGAACGACGGCGGGCCTTGTTCTTTGCCTCCTCCAGCTCTTCCTTTAACTGCTGACGTTCTTCATTCTCTGTAGCTGCATCCAGCTGCTTCTGCTTTTCCTCGATGATCTCCTCGTCCTTGTTCTTCTTAAATTCCTCCTTGCAGCAATGGAGCAGCAGTAATCTGAACTCTACGTTAACTGCCGGGTCTTTAGAGGTCGGGACTTTTAGATCTACGAGGCGGTGGCACATTTTTGCGTATATCTCGGAGAAGTGAGGTTCTCTGACGGCTTTTTCAAACACGAGACTGATGACCCCCCTCAGACGCTCCTCCGTATCGATGGCCAGCTCGGTCACGTGCTGTATCAGCCTGTCAAACGTCTGAGGGGTGAGTTTGTTGAGGATGCTGCGGAACAATCTCAACATCTCCTGAGTCTTCAGGTCTT is a genomic window of Astyanax mexicanus isolate ESR-SI-001 chromosome 14, AstMex3_surface, whole genome shotgun sequence containing:
- the LOC125781042 gene encoding titin-like, with translation MSLCDVIYGTGVTEFRQKRFSYCALHLCSLSFEMFLQQEINSDRPRSNVTYRGAKDHPSRPPLVRSGPPAPMKKRPQYVPQTQQTSTPDHRLNYKPQAAVPLEQKIQYDREFLLGFRFISPSIQKPQGLPFIPRVVLDKPNKDPLDSSWQQKCVQQDRQTSRHGWRRSTEPDNELRNETRKVISVSLNDDVQLNKAANAWRPGRKKSVECGEVQKDEAEDLKTQEMLRLFRSILNKLTPQTFDRLIQHVTELAIDTEERLRGVISLVFEKAVREPHFSEIYAKMCHRLVDLKVPTSKDPAVNVEFRLLLLHCCKEEFKKNKDEEIIEEKQKQLDAATENEERQQLKEELEEAKNKARRRSLGNIKFVGELFKLRMLKDSIIHHCFAKLLKDEAEESLECLSKLLSTVGKDADEKDKTRMDHYFTEIEEIVRARKTSSRIRFMLQDLLDMRRNKWVPRRADLGPKTIDQIHKEAALEENGSQNKVQQQLRSYKDWTCGPINICPSKTISKMEKIELRPTVRQEEVPVSSDTLEDSEKTMKETPRETPEEAPKEIFEEAPKETPEEAPKEIFKEGLKETPEESPKEIFEEAPKETPEEAPIEIFEEVPKETPEEAPIEIFEEVPKEIPKEAPKETPEEAPKETPEEAPKETPEEAPIEIFEEAPKETPEEAPKEIFEEAPKETPEEAPKEIFEEAPKETPEEAPYETPEDTDKPVSSSVLKGAPSALELPQGNFSAEAEEELPEETSRPENHIVDQTSPSAPVELTMTIEQETTNEETVYRNDVMASVKNALDELNVLKENDIRSAPDSNRFSFPALIGAAAIPSAIICSGLLLYHGINWLRTLV